The sequence GCAATGTCCTCGTCGGTATACGGCACACCAACCTTGCGCAGCGCCTCCATCTTCCCAGGCACTGACGCAGCATCTACGTCGTTGTGAAACAGCCAGGGATAGGACGGCATGATGGATTCGGGAACCACATCGCGCGGGTTGTACAGGTGCGCGCGATGCCACTCGTCGCTGTAGCGTCCACCCAGACGAGCGAGATCAGGTCCAGTGCGCTTGGAGCCCCAGAGGAAGGGATGCTCATAAACCGACTCACCCGCCACTGAGTAGTGACCGTAGCGCTCGGTTTCAGAGCGCATGGGGCGCACCATCTGAGAGTGACAGACATGGCAGCCTTCGCGGATATAAATATCGCGTCCGCTCAACTCGACCGCATTGAGCGGGCGGAGCCCTGCGATCGGTTCAGTGGTCTGC comes from Spongiibacter tropicus DSM 19543 and encodes:
- the ccoO gene encoding cytochrome-c oxidase, cbb3-type subunit II, which translates into the protein MNHDVVEKNIGLMVVLIIVAISFGALVEIVPLFFQKQTTEPIAGLRPLNAVELSGRDIYIREGCHVCHSQMVRPMRSETERYGHYSVAGESVYEHPFLWGSKRTGPDLARLGGRYSDEWHRAHLYNPRDVVPESIMPSYPWLFHNDVDAASVPGKMEALRKVGVPYTDEDIANATSKVEGMKEIDALVVYLQQLGTLIKYKR